The following are from one region of the Theropithecus gelada isolate Dixy chromosome 6, Tgel_1.0, whole genome shotgun sequence genome:
- the IGIP gene encoding IgA-inducing protein homolog: protein MCSYYHMKKRSVSGCNITIFAVMFSHLSAGNSPCGNQANVLCISRLEFVQYQS from the coding sequence atgtgcagttatTATCACATGAAGAAACGCAGTGTGTCGGGCTGTAATATTACCATATTTGCTGTCATGTTCTCCCATCTAAGTGCTGGGAATTCACCATGTGGAAACCAAGCAAACGTGTTGTGCATCAGCCGGCTTGAGTTTGTTCAATATCAAAGCTGA